From a region of the Trichoderma atroviride chromosome 6, complete sequence genome:
- a CDS encoding uncharacterized protein (SECRETED:SignalP(1-21)): MRPSLTLTLLALGSVAQGAVSLEDSSLSPRDIEDFKRAIEARSLVDDIWNDIKNAATCTACQGILVLLMGVAELGNNAFVNIATGLCELAKVEDTDVCVGTIALEGPIIANSLRNMDLGSETAQLFCESFLGLCAEPTVPQWNVPFPSPKPSTGRPAPSGKTLLKVVQYSDIHVDPLYVSGSSTNCTKPICCRPYTAADEPGSSTSPAGPNGDHNCDAPVSLETSLYQAIQELVPDAAFTLFTGDIVDHAVWNTSQAYNQQSITNAYTSMSQYLGLVYGTAGNHEASPVNAFPVASISNSSQWVYDLLSDDWTPWVGVSEKADIENFGAYSTKYPNGNLRIISLNTNFYYRMNFWLYQETMEQDPDGQIAWLVTELDAAEKAGERVYIIGHMPLGVGDAFHAGSNYVDQVVNRYSSTIAAMFFGHTHVDHFEISYSNYSSQDAAHAVMTSYICPSLTPTSGMPSFRVYDVDPETFAVLDTTTYIADMTNAAFQTTGPVWTKYYSAKEAYGSKLSPPVTDPAAELTPAFWHNVTALFQSDPASFNQYIAYKSRGWNVASCTGDCATAELCQLRAARSENNCQTIAPGLHFNKRSELVDEQEHAVNSDECGLSAGMKTLNSLAMRKDLLEELASRYNALKGSAAY; this comes from the exons ATGCGTCCCAGTTTGACGCTTACACTATTGGCCCTGGGCTCTGTTGCCCAGGGCGCAGTTTCTCTTGAGGACAGCAGCCTTTCTCCTCGAGATATCGAGGACTTCAAGAGGGCCATCGAGGCAAGAAGTTTGGTAGACGATATTTGGAACGACATTAAGAATGCCGCCACCTGCACGGCTTGCCAG GGCATTCTTGTTCTCCTCATGGGCGTTGCTGAGCTTGGCAACAACGCATTTGTCAATATAGCCACGGGGCTTTGCGAACTTGCCAAG GTCGAAGACACCGACGTTTGTGTTGGGACCATTGCACTTGAGGGACCCATCATCGCAAACTCTCTTCGGAACATGGACCTCGGCTCAGAGACAGCACAGCTCTTTTGCGAATCATTCCTTGGACTCTGTGCTGAACCAACCGTTCCCCAGTGGAACgttccttttccctctccaaAACCGTCTACCGGCCGTCCTGCGCCGAGCGGCAAGACGCTTCTCAAAGTGGTTCAGTACTCGGATATCCATGTTGATCCTCTTTACGTGTCGGGCTCAAGCACGAATTGCACAAAGCCCATTTGCTGCCG ACCTTATACAGCCGCCGACGAGCCTGGCTCATCGACATCGCCTGCAGGCCCAAATGGTGACCACAATTGCGATGCTCCCGTGAGCTTGGAGACGAGTCTGTATCAAGCCATCCAAGAACTTGTGCCAGACGCGGCTTTTACGCTCTTCACTGGCGATATTGTTGATCATGCAGTCTGGAACACTTCACAGGCTTACAACCAACAGTCAA TTACCAACGCCTACACTTCTATGAGCCAGTATCTTGGCCTCGTTTATGGTACCGCCGGCAATCATGAGGCCAGCCCCGTCAATGCCTTCCCCGTTGCGTCCATCAGCAACTCGTCTCAATGGGTATACGATCTTCTGTCTGACGATTGGACTCCCTGGGTTGGAGTTTCGGAAAAGGCCGATATTGAAAACTTTGGCGCATATTCCACCAAATACCCCAACGGCAACCTGAGAATCATCTCTCTAAACACCAACTTTTACTATCGCATGAACTTTTGGCTGTACCAGGAGACGATGGAACAGGACCCCGATGGACAGATTGCGTGGCTTGTCACGGAGCTCGACGCTGCAGAGAAGGCGGGCGAGAGGGTCTACATCATCGGACACATGCCCCTGGGCGTGGGCGATGCATTCCACGCAGGGTCAAACTACGTCGACCAGGTTGTGAATCGCTACTCGTCgaccatcgccgccatgttCTTCGGCCACACTCATGTCGACCACTTTGAGATCAGCTACTCCAACTACAGCAGCCAGGACGCTGCACACGCGGTCATGACGTCCTACATCTGTCCCTCGCTGACGCCCACCTCGGGCATGCCCTCATTCCGCGTCTACGACGTCGACCCCGAGACCTTTGCCGTCCTCGACACAACAACCTACATTGCCGACATGACCAACGCCGCCTTCCAGACGACAGGCCCCGTGTGGACAAAATACTACTCCGCCAAGGAGGCATACGGCTCCAAGCTCAGCCCTCCAGTGACCGACCCGGCCGCCGAGCTGACGCCCGCCTTCTGGCACAACGTGACGGCCCTGTTCCAGTCGGACCCAGCCTCGTTCAACCAGTACATTGCGTACAAGAGCCGTGGCTGGAACGTGGCCTCGTGCACCGGCGACTGCGCGACGGCGGAGCTTTGCCAGCTGCGGGCTGCTCGAAGCGAGAACAATTGCCAGACGATTGCGCCGGGGCTGCATTTCAACAAGAGATCCGAGCTGGTAGATGAGCAGGAACATGCTGTGAACAGCGACGAGTGCGGCCTGTCGGCGGGAATGAAGACGCTGAATTCATTGGCGATGAGGAAGGATTTGCTTGAGGAGTTGGCGAGCAGATATAATGCGTTGAAGGGAAGCGCTGCGTATTAA